Proteins from one Macrobrachium rosenbergii isolate ZJJX-2024 chromosome 14, ASM4041242v1, whole genome shotgun sequence genomic window:
- the LOC136846045 gene encoding juvenile hormone esterase-like produces MYSVLLLCLAAPVVTTAGSSHTVLEEAERIYSEGEHVIVEVAQGKIVGQVKTQSGYSYLSYQGIPYAKPPTGKRRFKDPEPSDAWGGYLYATAATPPCPQLVFMGSEDCLYLNIYSPLDGNDGQNPLPVMFFIHGGAFVVGGAGSYRGVHPLLRHGVILVTIDYRLGVLGFLSTEDDAAPGNLGMKDQTLALRWVNENIEAFGGDRKRITIFGESAGAASVHYQLLSPSSAGLFSGAIMQSGSAFAPWSRGRSFRKVAEDIAMSFHCPTESSDEMIACLQKPYFRLIDEMYAQFIDFNFQPFYFAPRVDGDYIPADPVQLVKEGRYHHVPIMMGINRDEGSLVSGEMYWDKAIIKELVKHFDKYGPPSLELRPDEDPINTSTVIYDYYLGGVNFDYKNADNVTKLYGDRLFNMPLDWLTQMMGDDDEVYRWELRHKGENSVLNFFPGLDDSLRSRWICHGDELNYIFHPGFFGTPSTAEDVLVSELYLKMWTNFAKTRNPTPDDSLGFTWEKTNGKDLRKLVIASELPLQMEKDVRAVDRAFWESLPLRINALLKT; encoded by the exons A TGTACAGCGTCCTTTTACTGTGCTTGGCGGCGCCTGTCGTCACGACTGCTGGCTCATCCCATACAGTGCTTGAAGAGGCAGAGAGAATTTACAGTGAAGGTGAACATGTCATTGTGGAAGTTGCTCAGGGAAAGATCGTCGGGCAAGTGAAAACCCAGTCTGGTTACTCGTACCTTTCTTACCAAGGAATTCCCTACGCTAAGCCGCCCACTGGAAAGAGGAGGTTCAAG GATCCTGAGCCATCCGATGCTTGGGGTGGGTATCTCTATGCCACGGCTGCCACACCACCCTGCCCTCAGCTTGTCTTCATGGGCAGTGAAGATTGTCTTTATCTCAACATATACTCTCCGCTT GACGGCAACGATGGGCAAAATCCTTTGCCGGTGATGTTTTTCATTCACGGCGGCGCCTTTGTTGTAGGCGGCGCTGGTTCCTACCGGGGAGTTCATCCTCTCTTAAGACACGGAGTTATCTTGGTTACAATCGACTACCGACTTGGAGTCTTAG GATTCCTTTCTACCGAAGACGACGCTGCTCCTGGTAACTTGGGCATGAAAGACCAGACTCTTGCCCTCCGCTGGGTTAACGAGAACATTGAGGCTTTTGGTGGTGACAGGAAGAG GATCACCATTTTTGGAGAGAGCGCTGGAGCTGCTTCGGTGCATTATCAGCTCTTGTCACCGTCATCAGCTG gactcTTCAGTGGCGCTATTATGCAAAGCGGATCTGCATTTGCTCCATGGAGTAGAGGAAGGAGCTTCAGGAAGGTTGCTGAAGACATTGCTATGAG CTTTCACTGTCCAACGGAGTCAAGCGATGAAATGATTGCATGTCTGCAAAAACCTTACTTCAGACTGATTGACGAGATGTACGCTCAGTTCATT gATTTCAATTTCCAGCCCTTCTATTTCGCTCCTCGTGTGGATGGAGATTACATTCCTGCAGACCCCGTGCAACTGGTCAAGGAGGGGCGATATCACCACGTGCCCATCATGATGGGCATCAACAGAGATGAAGGATCCCTGGTTTCAGGAG AAATGTACTGGGATAAAGCAATAATCAAAGAACTGGTGAAACATTTCGACAAATATGGACCTCCTAGCTTGGAACTCCGCCCAGATGAAGACCCCATCAACACTTCTACCGTCATATACGATTACTATCTCGGAGGCGTcaattttgattataaaaatgcTGACAATGTAACAAAG CTATACGGCGACAGACTATTCAACATGCCACTTGACTGGCTGACGCAAATGATGGGAGATGATGATGAGGTGTACAGGTGGGAACTGAGACACAAGGGTGAAAACAGCGTTCTTAACTTCTTCCCGGGGCTGGATGACAGCCTGAGATCTCGAT GGATATGCCATGGAGATGAACTGAATTACATTTTTCATCCCGGGTTCTTCGGCACTCCGTCCACTGCTGAGGACGTACTTGTTAGTGAATTGTACTTAAAGATGTGGACAAACTTCGCCAAAACAAG GAACCCCACACCAGACGACTCATTAGGATTCACTTGGGAGAAGACCAATGGGAAAGACCTGAGGAAATTGGTAATAGCATCAGAGCTTCCTCTACAGATGGAAAAGGACGTCAGAGCCGTGGACAGAGCCTTCTGGGAATCCCTTCCCCTGAGAATAAATGCATTGTTGAAAACCTGA